TACACAGGCCGGCTGGTAATGCCTGCGCCAGAAATTGTTAGTTATCTGACAGCAGCAAGTTTCCTTCAGATGTGGCACGTAGTGGATAAGTGCACGGAAGTGCTTGAGGGAAACCCAACAGTTCTGTGTCAGAAGATGAATCATGGCAGTGACCATCAGTCCCCAAGCAGTAGTAGCTACAATGGCCTTGTTGAAACCTTTGAACTTGGCTCTGGAGGACAGACAGAATTCCACAAAGTGCAGGAACTAAGAGACGGCGAAAACGAAGAAGAGAGCTCTAAAGATGAACTGCCGTGTCAGCTGACAGAACACGAGTACCTTCCCAGTAATTCTTCAACAGAACATGATAGACTTAGCACTGGAATGACCAGTCAGGATGGGGAAGAGGGAACTAGCGATAGTGCAGAGTACCAGTATAGCAGGCCAATGTATAGCAAACCCAGTATCATGTCTCACAAGCGATGGATCCATGTGAAACCAGAAAGGTTTGAACAAGACTGTGAAGGCGTTGATAACCCTTATGATGAACACCAAGTTTCTGAATCCATGAATACCATCCAGGCAGATCACTCAATCCAGTCTTCAGGTGTTGAAGATTTTCACATAGGTGACAAAAAGATGGAAGCAGAATTTGATGAACAGGCAGATGAAAGTAATTATGATGAACAAGTTGACTTCTATGGCTCGTCTATGGAAGAATTTTCCAGTGAAAGGGCAGATGGAAATTTAAGTGCTCACAGACAGGATCTTATGATGGCAGCAGGCTATGGTGAAAGCATTGATATGGCTGCTGGGATTAAAGAAGAAACGTCTCTCACTGGATTCTCCCATGCCGATAAGCTCTATCCTTGTCAGTGTGGAAAAAGCTTTACACACAAAAGTCAGAGAGATCGGCATATGAGTATGCACCTTGGTCTTCGACCTTATGGATGTGGTGTCTGTGGTaagaaattcaaaatgaaaCACCATCTTGTAGGCCATATGAAAATTCATACAGGCATAAAACCGTATGAGTGTAACATCTGTGGGAAAAGATTTATGTGGCGGGACAGTTTTCATCGGCATGTGACCTCTTGTACCAAGTCCTATCAGGCTTCGAAAGCTGAGCAGAGTACTACTGAGATGAACTAAGACATTAATGCTTACGTTTGTTTAgtaaagtaagaaaaataaactaattATGCAAATAATGTCTGGTACTTGCTATTGTATGTTCTCAAAACAAAAGTTTTAATAAGTGTGCTGGTATAAACAGATCAAATGTATTTTGCTTCCTGCAATATTACTTCAGGTGTTTATTGTGGGAAGTGTATGTGGTTAATCTGAAATGTGCCTGCAAAATAAGGTCTGAGATTGATTGTAATCACAGCAGTATTTAGAAGCCATCTTGTATTTCCAAGTCCTCTAAATTCACAGTAAAACTCAGCTCTAAATTGACAAAAATCCTGGAAATACTTAGATGAACGAGAAATTCAGGTAGTACTCcttaatggaaaagaaaactaaGATGACCAAACTGGCTTATACGATTCacatttaaatgaagaaaaaataaagagaattcCACCTCAAGCTGAAGCATCATTAGGTAGTGTGCATCATTCAGTAGCCTTTGTTGTATTGCTTTATGAAAGGCAGTGGTAAAGGTGGTTTAGATTTCAGTTAtacatcttcttttttttaaatttatcttcagtaaaataaatgtcTAATTTTGTGCTGATTTCTGTTTAGCATCTGTAATGCACTTACAGTTTTCACTATATAGACTTAATATATACTGAAGTATTCTTTCTATTTGCTCTTCTAGGGTCTAATGCTGTACTTGACTTCATTAGATTTTAATTACTATGTTGTGAGAGCTTCTAGAAGTGTGTGTAATAAGTATgtcttattaaaaaataagacaCCAACTAAAGTAAAATGTAACATTTGGAACTTAGTCAAaataagcaaatatttaaagTGTAAATTTCTGTTCAAATTTTTGTGGCTTACTACAGTAGCAAGTACCAAACTCTGGATTCATGAACTGACTTGTTATCGGTACAAAAACTTCTGTGAGAACTTTTATCTAGTTTTAGAAACCTGCTTTAGGAAAATTACAGTCATTGATAGGTATTTATACTTTTAATTCTTTACTATTTGAATAGTATATAATACTGATTCTTGGTACTGAACTACTGTGACTGATGATCACAAGCAGAGTTGTTTGCTTCCTCAAAGTTGCTTGTGGAAAAAAGTAGGAAGTATGTGATTTGGATCTTCTAATGGTACTGCAGAACATGGTACCATGCTTATGTCTGAAGCTGGTATTTTTGCTGGGAGTGGCACTTGTTCTATGTTAAGATAAGGATCTGTGTGTGAGGCTTTCATTCATGGAGATAGATGGAAGAATGTGTATAGTTCTAAGggatgctgccagctctgcagattGAGTAAAGGCATCAGTTGTAAAAGGTGACaacaggattttggggttgaaaGCCTAATGCAGTCCAATGCAAAAGCAATTGCTTCTTAGTAAGCAAAAGCTTCTTTGTAGCTTACTGAAATATGACAAGGAAAGAACATACATAGAATACAATAGGAAGAGGTGATAACCAAGTACAGTGCTGTCCACATGGGGAAAAAGTTAACCAGCATTAAAGACCTAAGCCTGTCTGACCCCAATTTCTGTATTGGGCACTGCTGTGTGCAGGATAATGTACTGAACAGATGACCCTGTATGGTGAAGCAAAACCACACCAAGATTATTACACTTCAGATTCTTTTTTGAACTCCCAGTTACAAATTGTCTTAAGATACAACTGAACTGTATCCTGAAAGTGAATGTCTGCTGCAAGCTGAGGGTTTTCCACTCAGTGAGCTgtaattactgtaatttcttTACTGGCATTCTacttaaaaacttttttttaagaggCTCTTAATTAATAATCTTCTAAtgattcaaatattttttcatatggAATTTTGTTGAAACAGATGTTCCCAAGTACAATGAACCCATTGCTGGCAATGGGCATGACTAATCAGCACCACAGAGTTCCTGTTCTTAGCACTTAATTGAACTCTACAAATACCATGGTGGCCATGTTTAACCTTTGTGATCAAGGTACTGAAACAGGGATTTTGCTCACTAACACTGTAACCTGCTTAATGTATAGCACTTtgtatttaaacaaaacaaaaccaaaaaaaaaaaggaaaaaaaaaaaaaaaaagaaaaccacaaaaaagaaccccaaaaaacaaataaaaaaccccccaaaacaaaagcaactaaaaaaccaaaccataatACTTAATAAGTATGTTTTTTAAACTTAGAGATTATATTCCCTCTATGGTTTGTTTACACACTGCTAACACTGTCCTTTTTAATACTAAAAATACTATAATGCTTGCCTGTTTACATGAGGGTAGAGGAGAGGGTTCTCGCACTCGGTGGCCCTGTTTTTCCATTCTCCAAGGCCTTACCACATACATGGTGTCATTTCTGCAAGTACCATCATCACATTTGAAGGAAGGcattagaatcatagaatggtttgggttggaaggagacTTTGAAGGTCACCGacttccaaccctcctgccataGGCATGGACACCTTCAactaggccaggttgctcagagccccatccaacctggccttgaacatgtCCAGCGTGTTTATTCTCATACTCATTTCAAGAATGATCTTGTATATTACATTGGTTCTCAGCCCCTTTCCAATTGTCACtttaattttgcattaaaaGGTTAAGGGTACCTCT
The DNA window shown above is from Molothrus aeneus isolate 106 chromosome 19, BPBGC_Maene_1.0, whole genome shotgun sequence and carries:
- the ZBTB43 gene encoding zinc finger and BTB domain-containing protein 43: MESGSSSFLVEFPDFSSTILQKLNQQRQQGQLCDVSIVVQGHLFRAHKAVLAASSPYFCDQVLLKNSRRIVLPDVMNPRVFENILLSTYTGRLVMPAPEIVSYLTAASFLQMWHVVDKCTEVLEGNPTVLCQKMNHGSDHQSPSSSSYNGLVETFELGSGGQTEFHKVQELRDGENEEESSKDELPCQLTEHEYLPSNSSTEHDRLSTGMTSQDGEEGTSDSAEYQYSRPMYSKPSIMSHKRWIHVKPERFEQDCEGVDNPYDEHQVSESMNTIQADHSIQSSGVEDFHIGDKKMEAEFDEQADESNYDEQVDFYGSSMEEFSSERADGNLSAHRQDLMMAAGYGESIDMAAGIKEETSLTGFSHADKLYPCQCGKSFTHKSQRDRHMSMHLGLRPYGCGVCGKKFKMKHHLVGHMKIHTGIKPYECNICGKRFMWRDSFHRHVTSCTKSYQASKAEQSTTEMN